From the Candidatus Aramenus sp. CH1 genome, one window contains:
- a CDS encoding Aa3-type terminal oxidase, producing MGVDKIGVIAVLAMLLATGVTFGLYQLNFQGFTHLTNYSKTPAYVLTGTRLYQNGTLFLQIARVAGPDTYGGFVTLVQVLYPNGTVLYQWGPSQLSHIPSYDIRNEFPLHPVHPDKFALVVPLGQNATVILQMPFHVHSGKYIVRVYDVDGQYEAYGIKFQAEVEVS from the coding sequence ATGGGCGTGGACAAGATCGGAGTAATCGCTGTCCTGGCTATGTTGCTGGCTACCGGGGTCACCTTCGGGCTTTACCAGCTCAATTTCCAAGGCTTCACCCACTTGACCAACTACTCCAAGACCCCAGCCTACGTGTTAACTGGGACCAGGCTGTACCAGAACGGCACGCTGTTCCTTCAAATTGCGAGGGTGGCGGGCCCAGACACTTACGGCGGTTTCGTTACCCTGGTTCAAGTGCTCTACCCCAACGGGACGGTGCTGTACCAGTGGGGGCCTTCCCAGCTGTCTCACATACCTAGCTACGACATAAGGAACGAGTTCCCGCTCCACCCAGTCCACCCAGACAAGTTTGCCTTGGTGGTGCCCTTGGGTCAAAACGCCACAGTGATCCTACAGATGCCCTTCCACGTACATTCAGGGAAATACATAGTAAGGGTCTACGACGTAGACGGCCAGTACGAGGCATATGGAATAAAGTTCCAGGCAGAAGTGGAGGTAAGTTAG
- a CDS encoding cytosine permease, which translates to MSSGHTITVKMKRVDRVSITKFYPERGQVELTQPFPEEKFLWNADVHPVPVKNRNWGPFTYFALWVSMVFIVPSWTLASVGLVFGLNALQSILVVFLGNLIVLFPMILQSHGGARYGLAEPQLTRTRWGVYGAVFPSWLRAVIGAGWWGIESYIITEATTAIYAILSGNVGAVTYTVSHYPNYPFVLSRDFPQVFWATFLLVILLQVAVFYYSPVVKSQPVLKWLARVGGPVVLVSFLAVWAYFMVKVGWSINVLALSPSSNLSPLALLAFLNANIAYWATMALTMPDYTRFAKGQFAQAVGQVPMPFLMLAVAVMGTMTTAASLKLYGTAIWDPIVLVTLHMAPPVNVLVLFSFILATFLVNVFANAVGPAYDIANTFPKRLTWFKGSLLLVVLAVGIGAWSFYGNAYSYIYSWLLTYGGILGSVEGVIIFDYAVVRRFKFDLPDVFLSRGRFRYWKGVNPAALITFLAVSAVIYLPYPGEEVALNNAWLLSFLLSGAVYLPFMKYWVIPKYQPELKGSLLKGYCSEETKKAFGVRE; encoded by the coding sequence ATGTCAAGTGGACACACTATTACGGTCAAAATGAAGAGAGTGGACAGAGTCTCCATAACTAAGTTCTACCCTGAAAGGGGGCAGGTGGAGCTCACACAGCCCTTCCCTGAGGAGAAGTTCCTCTGGAACGCCGACGTCCACCCGGTCCCCGTGAAGAACAGGAACTGGGGTCCCTTCACCTACTTCGCCCTCTGGGTATCAATGGTCTTCATAGTCCCAAGCTGGACCTTGGCAAGCGTAGGCCTAGTATTTGGCCTCAACGCGTTACAGTCCATACTCGTAGTCTTCCTGGGCAACCTCATCGTCCTCTTCCCCATGATACTCCAGTCCCATGGAGGGGCGAGGTACGGCCTAGCGGAGCCCCAGCTCACGAGGACTAGGTGGGGGGTATACGGGGCAGTGTTCCCGAGCTGGTTGAGGGCGGTGATAGGAGCGGGGTGGTGGGGGATAGAGAGCTACATAATCACCGAGGCGACCACGGCCATCTACGCAATACTCTCGGGGAACGTAGGTGCAGTGACCTACACTGTCTCTCACTACCCGAACTACCCCTTCGTGCTCAGCAGGGACTTCCCCCAAGTGTTCTGGGCCACCTTCCTCCTGGTGATCTTACTGCAGGTCGCGGTGTTCTACTATTCCCCAGTGGTGAAGTCCCAGCCGGTGCTCAAGTGGCTGGCGAGGGTGGGCGGGCCAGTAGTCCTTGTGTCCTTCCTCGCAGTCTGGGCCTACTTCATGGTGAAGGTGGGGTGGTCGATAAACGTGTTAGCCCTCTCCCCGTCCTCAAATCTCTCCCCTCTCGCCCTGCTGGCCTTCCTAAACGCCAACATAGCATACTGGGCCACCATGGCCCTAACGATGCCGGACTACACCAGATTCGCCAAGGGCCAGTTCGCCCAAGCGGTGGGGCAGGTGCCAATGCCCTTCTTGATGCTCGCAGTTGCAGTCATGGGCACAATGACCACCGCAGCTTCGCTAAAGCTCTACGGCACTGCCATCTGGGACCCCATAGTGCTGGTCACCCTCCACATGGCCCCTCCTGTCAACGTCCTCGTCCTGTTCTCCTTCATCCTGGCGACGTTCTTGGTCAACGTCTTCGCAAACGCCGTGGGGCCCGCGTACGACATAGCCAATACCTTCCCCAAGAGGCTCACTTGGTTCAAGGGGTCGCTTCTGCTGGTAGTCCTGGCAGTGGGGATAGGGGCGTGGAGCTTCTACGGGAATGCGTACAGCTACATCTACAGTTGGTTGCTCACCTACGGCGGGATTCTAGGTAGCGTGGAGGGGGTGATAATATTTGATTACGCCGTGGTTAGGAGGTTCAAGTTCGACTTACCCGACGTCTTCCTGAGCAGGGGGAGGTTTAGGTACTGGAAGGGGGTCAACCCCGCAGCGCTGATAACCTTCCTTGCGGTGTCAGCGGTGATATACTTGCCGTACCCTGGCGAGGAAGTTGCCTTGAACAACGCGTGGCTCCTCTCCTTCCTGCTGTCTGGGGCAGTCTATCTACCGTTTATGAAGTACTGGGTAATACCAAAGTACCAGCCAGAGCTCAAGGGCTCCCTGCTTAAGGGCTATTGCTCGGAGGAGACTAAGAAGGCGTTTGGGGTAAGAGAGTGA